From a region of the Paeniglutamicibacter cryotolerans genome:
- a CDS encoding ArsR/SmtB family transcription factor has protein sequence MATDEEVQARARALSSPIRLRIMRLCLHKSRTNKEIADLLDINPATSLHHVRTLLANGFIEAEEPRRGNRGAKEVPYRSTRMSWGTKLPDAAPVLVDTFLQEIDGLSPNEIQVLRVGLKLNEADQRELLSRIHAVIEDYALRAPDPEGVATSLFMAHHLDLGAG, from the coding sequence ATGGCCACAGATGAAGAGGTTCAGGCACGCGCCCGAGCCCTGAGCTCCCCCATCCGGTTGCGCATCATGCGCCTTTGCCTCCACAAGTCGCGCACCAATAAGGAAATCGCCGACCTGCTGGATATCAACCCCGCAACTTCCCTCCACCATGTGCGCACACTGCTGGCAAACGGCTTCATCGAGGCCGAAGAGCCGCGCCGCGGCAACCGCGGTGCGAAGGAAGTCCCCTACCGCAGCACACGTATGTCCTGGGGCACCAAGCTGCCGGATGCGGCACCGGTCCTGGTCGATACATTTCTCCAGGAAATCGACGGGCTCTCACCCAATGAGATCCAGGTACTGCGTGTGGGCCTGAAGCTCAATGAGGCGGATCAGCGCGAGCTGCTCTCCCGGATCCATGCGGTCATCGAGGACTACGCCTTGCGCGCCCCCGACCCGGAGGGCGTTGCTACGTCCCTCTTCATGGCGCATCATCTTGACCTCGGTGCAGGCTGA
- a CDS encoding MFS transporter codes for MAVNEHHAAQPGLRSDRNFLMFWAGQALSQFGVQLGAIAMPVLAVALLSATEWDLGVLNASQYLAFLLLGLPAGAWVDHWRKRQVMIWADLLRVACMFSIPVLWYLDVLAIWHLWVIAAIVGCATVFFDVGYQSYIPSLVRREQISEANAKLEGLGQVSRLAGPAAGGALLHVVSAPLLFLGQGLGFLISVICIWATKDHEPAPQPRKRHLLAEISEGLGYVVRHRLIGSITWATMIMNFFSTLIFTLLPILVLDRLSLNATQFGLMYSFGAVGGLAAASVTPWIARVLGEGPSLVVSSLAIAVPMAGFPLSTRASTGGGSFAILAATMFLMTAGVLVFNIIQVSMRQRVCPPRLLGRMNASIRFLVWGVMPGAALFAGWLGTSLGLVPTFWIGMVGCTLAVVPLLLSPLPRLRVLPNESEEIAESEGGQQIPADEERAGAQAPE; via the coding sequence TTGGCTGTCAATGAGCACCATGCTGCCCAGCCCGGGCTGCGTTCGGACCGTAACTTCCTGATGTTCTGGGCGGGGCAGGCGTTGAGCCAATTCGGTGTGCAGCTCGGCGCGATTGCGATGCCAGTGCTCGCCGTGGCGCTGCTCTCCGCCACCGAGTGGGATCTGGGAGTGCTCAACGCCTCCCAGTACCTGGCATTCCTGCTGCTGGGGCTTCCAGCCGGGGCATGGGTTGACCATTGGCGCAAGCGCCAGGTGATGATCTGGGCCGACCTGCTCCGGGTGGCCTGCATGTTCTCGATCCCTGTTCTCTGGTACCTGGACGTCCTGGCGATCTGGCACCTGTGGGTGATTGCCGCCATTGTCGGTTGTGCCACGGTGTTCTTCGACGTCGGATACCAGTCCTACATTCCGTCGCTGGTGCGCCGCGAGCAGATTTCCGAGGCCAATGCGAAGTTGGAGGGCCTCGGGCAGGTTTCACGGCTGGCCGGGCCGGCCGCTGGCGGCGCGCTGCTTCACGTGGTCTCGGCCCCCTTGCTGTTTCTGGGACAGGGACTGGGATTCCTGATCTCGGTCATCTGTATCTGGGCCACGAAGGACCACGAGCCGGCACCGCAACCGCGCAAGCGGCACCTGCTGGCCGAAATTAGCGAGGGTCTTGGCTATGTGGTCCGGCACCGGCTGATCGGCAGCATCACTTGGGCCACGATGATCATGAACTTCTTCAGTACATTGATCTTCACCCTGCTCCCGATCCTGGTGCTGGACCGGCTGTCCCTGAATGCCACCCAATTCGGGCTCATGTATTCCTTTGGCGCAGTCGGCGGGTTGGCCGCAGCGTCCGTCACCCCCTGGATTGCCAGGGTTCTAGGGGAGGGCCCATCGCTCGTTGTGTCCAGCCTGGCCATCGCGGTACCGATGGCAGGGTTCCCGCTATCCACCCGGGCTTCCACCGGAGGGGGCAGTTTCGCCATCCTCGCCGCGACCATGTTCCTGATGACAGCAGGGGTACTTGTCTTCAACATCATCCAGGTCAGTATGCGCCAGCGGGTTTGTCCGCCCCGGCTGTTGGGCCGGATGAATGCCTCGATCCGCTTCCTGGTATGGGGTGTCATGCCCGGGGCCGCACTGTTCGCTGGGTGGCTGGGAACCTCCCTGGGATTGGTCCCGACGTTCTGGATCGGCATGGTCGGGTGCACCCTCGCCGTGGTCCCGCTATTGCTTTCGCCGCTACCCAGGCTGCGCGTTCTGCCCAACGAATCGGAGGAGATCGCGGAATCCGAAGGAGGCCAGCAAATCCCGGCGGACGAAGAGAGGGCCGGAGCTCAGGCTCCAGAGTAG
- a CDS encoding putative acetyltransferase, with translation MESDFFDTLPTGRRVVLRYRLPACEVPAGAPRYSDALGSFLGFQGASVRILTRSGEVLVPLASVTLAKEVPEAPARRRPREPYSGA, from the coding sequence ATGGAATCCGATTTCTTTGACACCCTACCCACTGGCCGCCGTGTTGTGCTCAGGTACCGGTTGCCGGCATGCGAGGTGCCAGCGGGTGCGCCTCGGTACTCGGACGCTTTGGGGTCGTTCCTGGGATTCCAAGGCGCCTCCGTCCGGATCCTGACCCGCTCCGGCGAGGTACTGGTGCCTCTGGCCTCGGTAACCCTTGCCAAGGAGGTCCCGGAGGCCCCGGCACGCAGGCGCCCGCGGGAGCCCTACTCTGGAGCCTGA
- the fdxA gene encoding ferredoxin has product MTYIIAQPCVDVKDKACVEECPVDCIYEGERALYIHPDECVDCGACEPVCPVEAIYYEDDVPEEWAEYYKANVDFFDEIGSPGGAAKFGNMGIDHPIIAVLPPQNQD; this is encoded by the coding sequence GTGACCTACATCATCGCCCAGCCGTGCGTGGACGTAAAAGACAAAGCCTGTGTCGAGGAATGCCCTGTCGACTGCATTTACGAGGGTGAACGCGCGCTTTACATCCACCCCGACGAGTGCGTCGACTGCGGTGCCTGCGAGCCAGTCTGCCCGGTGGAGGCCATCTACTACGAGGATGACGTCCCTGAAGAATGGGCCGAGTACTACAAGGCCAACGTCGACTTCTTCGATGAGATCGGCTCTCCGGGCGGAGCAGCGAAGTTCGGCAACATGGGCATCGACCACCCGATCATTGCCGTCCTTCCCCCGCAAAACCAGGACTGA
- the dapC gene encoding succinyldiaminopimelate transaminase: MLTLPDYPWNAMAPYVERAAAHPQGVVNLSIGTPVDPTPELLRNALAAATDAPGYPTTHGTVELRRAISAWYERRRATPGLDPEDIMPTVGSKELVAWLPLLLGIGAGDLVVRPTVAYPTYDIGARLAGAESVAADSLGELSEEQLSRVKLVWVNSPGNPTGIVRSTQELRGLVDAARALGAVVASDECYAELGWGQWEDGVPGVLEPAVSGGDLTNLLAVYSMSKQSNLAGYRAAFVAGAPNLMPALINNRKHAGMIVPAPVQEAMRIGLGDDSHVQTQKDLYRERRARLIPALEGFGLRIDHSEAGLYLWCTAGEDTWLTIGRLADLGIVAGPGTLYGTAGDGFVRIALTATDERIDSAVERLNAAH, from the coding sequence ATGCTGACGCTTCCCGATTACCCCTGGAATGCCATGGCGCCCTACGTGGAACGGGCAGCCGCGCACCCGCAGGGAGTGGTGAACCTCTCCATCGGCACCCCGGTGGACCCCACTCCGGAACTGCTGCGCAACGCACTGGCTGCCGCTACCGACGCGCCTGGCTACCCGACCACCCACGGTACGGTGGAACTTCGCCGCGCGATCTCCGCCTGGTATGAGCGCCGCCGGGCCACCCCGGGCCTCGACCCCGAAGACATCATGCCCACGGTCGGCTCCAAGGAACTCGTCGCCTGGCTACCGCTGCTGCTGGGCATCGGAGCCGGTGACCTGGTGGTTCGACCGACCGTCGCCTACCCTACCTACGACATCGGCGCCCGTCTGGCCGGTGCGGAATCAGTGGCTGCCGATTCCCTAGGCGAACTCAGCGAAGAACAACTTTCACGGGTCAAACTGGTGTGGGTAAATTCACCAGGCAACCCGACCGGAATCGTCCGCAGCACCCAGGAGCTGCGCGGGCTGGTTGACGCGGCACGCGCCCTGGGCGCCGTGGTCGCATCCGATGAATGCTACGCCGAACTGGGATGGGGACAGTGGGAAGACGGCGTGCCCGGCGTCCTGGAACCGGCAGTTTCCGGCGGGGACCTCACGAACCTGCTCGCCGTCTACTCCATGTCCAAGCAGTCCAATCTGGCCGGATACCGAGCGGCATTCGTTGCCGGCGCCCCGAACTTGATGCCCGCACTTATTAACAACCGCAAGCACGCGGGCATGATCGTCCCGGCCCCGGTTCAGGAGGCCATGCGCATCGGCCTGGGTGATGATTCACACGTTCAGACGCAGAAGGACCTGTATCGGGAGCGCCGTGCCAGGTTAATTCCGGCGCTTGAGGGCTTCGGGCTGCGCATTGACCATTCGGAGGCCGGACTCTACCTGTGGTGCACCGCGGGAGAAGACACCTGGCTGACCATTGGGCGTCTGGCGGACCTGGGTATCGTTGCCGGACCGGGAACTCTCTACGGCACCGCAGGCGACGGCTTTGTCCGCATCGCCTTGACCGCCACCGACGAGCGGATCGACTCGGCGGTTGAACGCCTGAACGCAGCACACTAA
- a CDS encoding citrate synthase, whose protein sequence is MTENNSARLSFGGNELELPVVPVVEGNHGFDVAQLLKSTGGVTYDPGFMNTAATKSAITYIDGDAGILRYRGYPIEQLAEKSSFLETSYLLIYGNLPSATELEEFDQKIRRHTMLHEELKGFFGGFPRDAHPMPVLSSAVSALSTWYQDSLDPFNEEQVELSTIRLLAKMPVLAAYAHKKSIGQALLYPDNSMNLVENFMRLSFGIAAEPYDMDPVLVKALDQLLILHADHEQNCSTSTVRLVGSSNANMFASVSAGINALFGPAHGGANEAVLKMLRQIQTEGMKPEAFMEKVKNKEDGVRLMGFGHRVYKNYDPRAKIIKATAHDILSKLGGNDELLDIAMALEERALSDDYFISRKLYPNVDFYTGLIYKAMGFPEKMFTVLFAIGRLPGWIAQWREMIQDPQLKIGRPRQLYVGEPERNYPTR, encoded by the coding sequence ATGACGGAAAACAATTCTGCACGCCTAAGCTTTGGCGGCAACGAACTGGAACTACCAGTCGTTCCCGTTGTTGAAGGCAACCACGGCTTTGACGTAGCTCAGCTGCTCAAGAGCACTGGCGGCGTCACGTATGACCCCGGCTTCATGAACACAGCGGCCACCAAGTCCGCCATTACCTACATCGACGGCGACGCTGGAATCCTGCGCTACCGCGGTTACCCGATCGAGCAGTTGGCCGAGAAGTCCAGCTTCCTCGAGACTTCCTACCTGCTGATCTACGGCAACCTTCCCTCGGCCACCGAGCTGGAAGAGTTCGACCAGAAGATCCGCCGCCACACCATGCTGCACGAGGAGCTCAAGGGCTTCTTCGGTGGCTTCCCGCGCGATGCGCACCCGATGCCCGTGCTGTCCTCCGCCGTTTCGGCGCTGTCGACCTGGTACCAGGATTCGCTGGACCCGTTCAACGAGGAACAGGTGGAACTTTCCACCATCCGCCTGTTGGCCAAGATGCCGGTTCTGGCAGCCTACGCACACAAGAAGTCGATCGGGCAGGCGCTGCTCTACCCCGACAACTCGATGAACCTGGTCGAGAACTTCATGCGCCTGAGCTTCGGCATCGCAGCGGAGCCCTACGACATGGATCCGGTCCTGGTCAAGGCGCTTGACCAGCTGCTGATCCTGCACGCGGACCACGAGCAGAACTGCTCCACGTCCACCGTGCGCCTGGTTGGATCCTCCAACGCCAACATGTTCGCATCGGTTTCCGCAGGCATCAATGCCCTCTTCGGCCCCGCCCACGGCGGCGCCAACGAGGCGGTGCTGAAGATGCTGCGCCAGATCCAGACCGAGGGCATGAAGCCCGAGGCGTTCATGGAGAAGGTCAAGAACAAGGAAGACGGCGTCCGCCTCATGGGCTTCGGACACCGGGTCTACAAGAACTACGACCCGCGTGCCAAGATCATCAAAGCGACGGCCCACGACATCCTGTCCAAGCTCGGCGGCAACGACGAACTGCTGGACATTGCGATGGCCCTGGAAGAGCGGGCGCTCTCGGATGACTACTTCATCTCGCGCAAGCTCTACCCGAACGTGGACTTCTACACCGGCCTGATCTACAAGGCCATGGGTTTCCCGGAGAAGATGTTCACCGTCCTCTTCGCCATCGGACGCCTCCCGGGCTGGATCGCGCAGTGGCGCGAAATGATCCAGGACCCGCAGCTGAAGATCGGCCGTCCGCGCCAGCTCTACGTGGGCGAGCCGGAACGCAACTACCCGACCCGCTAA
- the dapD gene encoding 2,3,4,5-tetrahydropyridine-2,6-dicarboxylate N-succinyltransferase yields the protein MTSVHSPNPAKSPTPVRIAAGHGLATMSATGAVLDVWFPAPVLGSLDDAPALGGQLSALAAVDADRSTTQQVVSLEINLDVAPADAVDAWLRLHLFSHRLVLPNAQNLEGIFGLLANVVWTNFGPCAVEDFETTRLKLRRRGAVAVYGVDKFPRMVDYVLPSGVRIADADRVRLGAYLAEGTTVMHEGFVNFNAGTLGTSMVEGRISSSVIVGDGSDVGGGASIMGTLSGGGKERIEIGRRVLLGANSGVGISVGDDCVVEAGLYVTAGTRIQLGEKLVKAVELSGVPGLLFRRNSATGAVEALPRTGQKVELNSVLHTN from the coding sequence ATGACATCAGTGCACTCCCCCAACCCAGCTAAATCCCCCACCCCCGTCCGCATCGCAGCGGGCCATGGCCTGGCCACGATGAGCGCGACCGGTGCGGTGCTCGATGTCTGGTTCCCCGCACCCGTGCTTGGCTCATTGGACGATGCCCCGGCACTTGGTGGCCAGCTATCCGCCCTGGCCGCAGTCGATGCCGACCGCTCCACCACGCAGCAGGTCGTCTCGCTGGAAATCAACCTGGATGTGGCTCCGGCCGATGCCGTCGACGCCTGGCTGCGCCTGCACCTGTTCTCGCACCGGCTGGTGTTACCCAACGCGCAGAACCTCGAGGGGATCTTCGGCCTGCTGGCCAACGTGGTCTGGACGAACTTCGGCCCCTGTGCCGTGGAGGACTTTGAAACCACCCGGCTGAAGCTGCGCCGACGCGGAGCAGTCGCCGTCTACGGGGTGGACAAGTTCCCGCGCATGGTCGATTACGTCCTTCCCTCCGGCGTGCGCATCGCCGATGCCGACCGCGTCCGCCTCGGCGCCTACCTGGCCGAGGGCACTACGGTGATGCACGAGGGCTTCGTGAACTTCAACGCCGGCACCCTGGGCACCTCCATGGTCGAGGGCAGGATCTCCTCCTCGGTCATTGTCGGCGACGGCTCGGATGTCGGCGGCGGCGCCTCGATCATGGGCACGCTCTCGGGCGGCGGCAAGGAACGCATCGAGATCGGCCGCAGGGTGCTGCTCGGTGCCAACTCCGGCGTCGGCATTTCGGTGGGCGATGACTGCGTGGTGGAAGCCGGGCTGTACGTCACGGCAGGAACCCGGATCCAGCTCGGGGAGAAGCTGGTCAAGGCCGTCGAACTCTCCGGCGTTCCGGGGCTGCTCTTCCGCCGCAACTCGGCCACGGGAGCCGTCGAGGCACTGCCTCGCACCGGCCAGAAGGTCGAGCTGAACAGCGTGCTGCACACAAACTAG
- the dapE gene encoding succinyl-diaminopimelate desuccinylase yields MAHAPLHLLGDVAVLTTALMNVESVSGNEGAIADLVEAALWAIPGLVVHRDGDAIVARTQLGRAERVILAGHLDTVPLPTAAGSRGTVPAVWDGETIYGRGATDMKGGVAVQLAIAARLAEPNRDITFIFYDHEEVEGSKSGLGRLQRNNPELLAGDFAILLEPTDGTVEGGCNGTSRFRVRTRGVAAHSARAWMGENAIHKIAPILARLAAHEPETVNVDGLDYRESLNAVSIHGGIAGNVIPDFCEVEVNYRFAPDKSVDQAEAYVRELLDGFEIECTDGANGARPGLLHPAAASFVQAVGGIPKPKFGWTDVARFSALGIPAVNFGPGDALLAHSDNEHVQAQAIRDCLSALTRWLGGELGS; encoded by the coding sequence ATGGCCCATGCCCCTCTTCATCTGCTGGGAGACGTTGCGGTGTTGACCACAGCGCTCATGAACGTCGAATCGGTCTCCGGAAACGAGGGTGCGATAGCCGACCTGGTCGAGGCGGCACTTTGGGCCATTCCAGGTTTGGTGGTTCACCGCGACGGGGATGCGATCGTGGCACGGACACAATTGGGACGGGCCGAACGGGTGATCCTGGCCGGGCACCTGGACACCGTGCCGCTGCCTACCGCCGCGGGCTCCCGCGGGACGGTACCGGCCGTCTGGGACGGCGAGACGATCTATGGTCGTGGTGCCACTGACATGAAGGGCGGGGTGGCCGTTCAGCTGGCCATCGCGGCGCGACTGGCCGAACCGAACCGGGATATTACCTTCATCTTCTATGACCACGAGGAAGTGGAGGGCTCCAAGTCCGGCCTGGGCAGGTTGCAACGCAACAATCCCGAGCTGCTGGCCGGGGACTTCGCCATCCTGCTCGAACCCACCGATGGGACGGTGGAAGGCGGCTGCAACGGAACCAGCCGCTTTCGCGTGCGCACCCGCGGCGTTGCAGCCCACTCGGCCCGTGCCTGGATGGGGGAGAATGCCATCCACAAGATAGCCCCGATCTTGGCCCGGCTGGCCGCGCACGAGCCGGAAACGGTGAACGTCGACGGACTGGATTACCGTGAATCGCTCAATGCCGTGAGCATCCACGGAGGCATCGCCGGAAACGTGATCCCCGACTTCTGCGAGGTCGAGGTCAACTACCGCTTTGCACCGGATAAGTCGGTCGACCAGGCCGAGGCCTATGTGCGTGAGCTGCTCGATGGCTTCGAGATCGAATGCACTGACGGCGCAAATGGCGCCCGGCCCGGGCTGCTGCACCCTGCCGCGGCATCCTTCGTCCAGGCCGTCGGCGGCATCCCGAAACCCAAGTTCGGCTGGACCGACGTGGCCCGCTTCTCCGCGTTGGGGATCCCCGCTGTCAACTTCGGCCCGGGAGATGCTCTGTTGGCCCACTCCGATAACGAGCATGTGCAGGCCCAGGCCATCCGCGACTGCCTCTCGGCGCTGACCCGGTGGCTGGGCGGGGAGCTCGGCAGCTGA
- a CDS encoding amino acid ABC transporter permease: MSIQSVLFDAPGPKARARIRLINGIGAVLAIGLLIYLGFALYDAGQLSPEKWTVFLKADIWAYYLLPGLLATLKAAALSIITGTVFGLIFGLGRLSENKIINGISSVVVEFFRAVPVLLMMIFFWLILGRADIFDPAQTPFIAVVLGLTLYNGSVIAELIRAGVHGLPKGQREAGIAIGLTRGQCLRLIEIPQALVAMLPALISQFVVVLKDSALGSIITYSELLNMAKLVGTGNSNVMQALAVAALIFILINFGLSKLATLASHRLSSRGIATEGPLIPGMPEEMDIDTEPAKP, encoded by the coding sequence ATGAGTATCCAATCTGTCCTTTTCGACGCCCCCGGGCCCAAGGCCCGCGCCCGGATCCGGCTCATCAACGGCATTGGCGCCGTGCTGGCCATCGGGCTGCTGATCTATCTGGGCTTCGCCCTGTACGACGCTGGCCAGCTGTCGCCGGAGAAGTGGACGGTCTTCCTCAAGGCCGACATCTGGGCGTACTACCTGCTCCCGGGCCTGCTGGCCACGCTGAAGGCGGCAGCGCTGTCCATCATCACCGGCACCGTGTTCGGGCTCATCTTCGGCCTCGGCCGACTCTCGGAAAACAAGATCATCAACGGCATCAGCTCCGTGGTCGTCGAGTTCTTCCGCGCCGTCCCGGTGTTGCTGATGATGATTTTCTTCTGGCTCATCCTGGGCCGGGCCGATATCTTCGATCCTGCCCAGACGCCGTTCATCGCCGTGGTCCTGGGCCTGACCCTCTACAACGGTTCAGTCATCGCCGAGCTGATCCGCGCTGGCGTGCATGGACTGCCCAAGGGCCAGCGTGAGGCCGGCATCGCCATCGGGCTCACCCGGGGGCAGTGCCTGCGCCTGATCGAAATCCCGCAGGCCCTGGTGGCCATGCTGCCGGCGCTGATCAGCCAATTCGTCGTGGTGCTCAAGGATTCGGCACTCGGGTCGATCATCACCTACAGCGAGCTGCTGAACATGGCCAAGCTGGTCGGCACCGGCAACTCGAACGTCATGCAGGCGCTTGCCGTAGCGGCATTGATCTTCATCCTGATCAACTTCGGGCTATCGAAGCTCGCCACGCTTGCCTCGCACAGGCTCAGCAGCCGCGGCATTGCCACCGAAGGACCACTCATCCCGGGTATGCCCGAGGAGATGGACATAGACACCGAACCCGCCAAACCCTGA
- a CDS encoding amino acid ABC transporter permease, which translates to MQGYISLWEQYGDKMISAFWANLQLTFWAGIASLILGTILALLRISPIPSFRLVGTSYVNIFRNTPLTIIITFGVLVLYGVFGLQLSQDFNLNFFRIAILGLAIYHAAFVCEAIRSGVNTVPLGQAEAARAIGLGFLPAARYVILPQAFRGAIVPLGNVLIALLKNSTVALAGSVAEISGLMKTMIEFRADVGILIFITVALMFVIVVVPIGLLITWLSKKLAVAR; encoded by the coding sequence GTGCAGGGCTATATCTCCCTCTGGGAACAGTACGGCGACAAGATGATCTCCGCTTTCTGGGCCAACCTCCAGTTGACGTTCTGGGCGGGCATCGCCTCCCTGATCCTTGGCACGATCTTGGCCTTGCTGCGCATCTCACCGATTCCCAGCTTCCGACTGGTGGGCACCTCATACGTGAACATCTTCCGCAATACGCCGCTGACCATCATCATCACGTTCGGCGTCCTGGTGCTGTACGGGGTCTTTGGCCTGCAGCTGAGCCAGGACTTCAACCTCAACTTCTTCCGGATCGCCATTCTCGGCCTGGCCATCTACCACGCCGCATTCGTCTGCGAGGCGATCCGTTCCGGGGTCAATACTGTTCCGCTGGGTCAGGCGGAGGCCGCCCGTGCCATCGGGTTGGGGTTCCTCCCCGCGGCCCGATACGTCATCCTGCCGCAGGCCTTCCGCGGGGCCATCGTCCCGCTGGGCAACGTCCTCATAGCCCTGCTCAAGAACTCCACGGTGGCACTGGCCGGCTCCGTAGCCGAGATCTCCGGGCTGATGAAGACCATGATCGAGTTCAGGGCCGATGTCGGCATCCTGATCTTCATCACCGTTGCCCTCATGTTCGTCATCGTGGTGGTCCCGATCGGGCTGCTCATCACGTGGCTCTCCAAGAAGCTGGCGGTGGCACGATGA
- a CDS encoding glutamate ABC transporter substrate-binding protein — translation MSKTKLALVALAAAAGLALTACGGGGGGGGASDTINIGIKFDQPGLGFKDGDKYTGFDVDVATYVANELGFPADKINWKEAPSANRESLLETNAVDMIFATYSITDARKERVKFAGPYFIAGQDLLVRADDTSITGKESLAGKKLCSVTGSTSAQKVKDDIPDVNLVEQGGYADCLGLLENSKIDAITTDDIILAGLAATPANKGKFKVVGKPFSEEKYGVGLNKDSTQCPAINTAIEKMIKDGDWEKAIKANTEGTGYTPSKLNPPTPEPCS, via the coding sequence ATGAGCAAGACGAAACTCGCACTCGTAGCCCTCGCCGCGGCGGCAGGCCTCGCATTGACCGCTTGCGGCGGCGGTGGTGGAGGCGGCGGGGCCTCAGACACCATCAACATCGGCATCAAGTTCGACCAGCCCGGCCTCGGGTTCAAGGACGGCGACAAGTACACCGGTTTCGACGTCGACGTCGCCACCTATGTCGCCAACGAACTGGGCTTCCCCGCCGACAAGATCAATTGGAAGGAAGCCCCCTCGGCCAACCGCGAATCACTGTTGGAGACCAATGCGGTGGACATGATATTTGCCACCTACTCAATCACCGATGCCCGCAAGGAACGCGTGAAGTTCGCCGGCCCCTACTTCATTGCCGGGCAGGATCTGCTGGTACGGGCCGATGACACCTCGATCACCGGCAAGGAATCCCTCGCCGGCAAGAAGTTGTGTTCGGTCACCGGTTCGACCTCGGCACAGAAGGTCAAGGACGACATCCCGGATGTGAACCTGGTCGAGCAGGGCGGCTATGCCGACTGCCTGGGCCTGTTGGAGAACTCGAAGATCGACGCCATCACCACCGATGACATCATCCTCGCCGGCTTGGCTGCCACACCGGCAAACAAGGGCAAGTTCAAGGTCGTGGGCAAACCCTTCTCCGAGGAAAAGTACGGCGTGGGCCTGAACAAGGATTCCACCCAGTGTCCCGCCATCAACACGGCCATCGAAAAGATGATCAAGGACGGCGACTGGGAAAAGGCCATCAAGGCCAACACCGAGGGCACCGGGTACACACCTTCGAAGCTGAACCCGCCGACTCCTGAGCCCTGCTCATAG
- a CDS encoding amino acid ABC transporter ATP-binding protein: MSTESQPGTTPASTAPVVRLVGVNKHYGALHVLKDIELEVTKGEVVVVLGPSGSGKSTLCRTINRLETIDEGSIFIDGNQLPEEGKELARLRADVGMVFQSFNLFAHKSILENVTLGPIKVKGMKKSEAEKLALSLLDRVGVANQKDKLPAQLSGGQQQRVAIARALAMQPKVMLFDEPTSALDPEMINEVLDTMISLAKEGMTMIVVTHEMGFARKAADRVIFMADGQIVEQATPDQFFTHPQSSRAKDFLGKLITN, encoded by the coding sequence ATGAGCACTGAATCACAGCCCGGCACCACACCGGCCAGCACCGCGCCGGTGGTTCGCCTTGTGGGCGTCAACAAGCACTATGGCGCGCTCCACGTCCTGAAGGACATCGAACTCGAAGTCACCAAGGGCGAAGTAGTCGTGGTGCTCGGTCCCTCGGGCTCCGGCAAATCGACCCTCTGCCGCACCATCAACAGGCTGGAAACCATCGACGAGGGGAGCATCTTCATCGATGGCAACCAGCTACCCGAGGAAGGCAAGGAGCTGGCCCGGCTCAGGGCCGACGTGGGGATGGTGTTCCAGTCCTTCAACCTCTTCGCACACAAATCGATCCTGGAGAACGTGACGCTGGGACCGATCAAGGTCAAGGGGATGAAAAAGTCGGAGGCCGAGAAGCTGGCACTGTCCCTGCTTGATCGGGTAGGCGTGGCAAACCAGAAGGACAAGCTCCCGGCTCAGCTCTCCGGTGGCCAGCAACAGCGAGTGGCCATTGCCCGGGCCCTGGCGATGCAACCGAAGGTCATGCTCTTTGACGAACCGACCTCGGCGCTCGACCCGGAAATGATCAACGAGGTGCTCGACACCATGATCTCCCTGGCCAAGGAGGGCATGACCATGATCGTGGTGACCCACGAAATGGGATTCGCCCGCAAGGCCGCCGACCGGGTGATCTTCATGGCCGACGGCCAAATCGTCGAGCAGGCTACCCCGGACCAGTTTTTCACCCATCCGCAAAGCTCCCGGGCCAAGGACTTCCTGGGCAAGCTCATCACCAACTGA